The following are encoded in a window of Sminthopsis crassicaudata isolate SCR6 chromosome 5, ASM4859323v1, whole genome shotgun sequence genomic DNA:
- the H1-0 gene encoding histone H1.0 — MTENSAPASKPKKAKASKKSTDHPKYSDMIVAAIQAEKNRAGSSRQSIQKYIKNHYKVGENADSQIKLSIKRLVTNGVLKQTKGVGASGSFRLAKGDEPKKPAVKKAKKEVKKAATPRRASKPKKAATTKTPAKKPKAAAKKVKKKAATPAKKAKKPKTVKSKPVKASKPKKAKPAKPKAKSSAKKSAKKK; from the coding sequence ATGACGGAGAACTCGGCCCCGGCTTCCAAGCCCAAGAAGGCGAAGGCCTCAAAGAAGTCCACGGACCACCCGAAGTACTCGGACATGATCGTGGCGGCCATCCAGGCGGAGAAGAACCGGGCCGGTTCCTCCCGCCAGTCCATCCAGAAGTACATTAAGAACCACTACAAAGTGGGAGAGAACGCGGACTCGCAGATCAAGTTGTCCATCAAAAGACTGGTCACCAATGGGGTCCTCAAGCAGACCAAAGGGGTGGGCGCCTCGGGCTCCTTCCGGTTAGCCAAGGGCGACGAGCCCAAGAAACCGGCGGTCAAGAAGGCGAAGAAGGAAGTCAAGAAGGCGGCGACCCCCAGGAGGGCGTCGAAGCCCAAGAAGGCCGCCACCACCAAGACTCCGGCCAAGAAGCCCAAAGCCGCGGccaagaaagtgaagaaaaaagcCGCGACCCCCGCCAAGAAAGCCAAGAAGCCCAAGACTGTCAAAAGTAAGCCGGTGAAGGCGTCGAAGCCCAAGAAAGCCAAGCCGGCGAAGCCCAAAGCCAAGTCCAGTGCCAAGAAATCCGCCAAGAAGAAGTGA
- the GCAT gene encoding 2-amino-3-ketobutyrate coenzyme A ligase, mitochondrial isoform X1, translating into MWCGRLLSSPLARARPVAPGSRGRRAQSALAQLTGILEDQLDAIRGAGTWKGERIITSKQGPHISVEGSPGGILNFCANNYLGLSSHPEVIQAGLRALEQFGAGLSSVRFICGTQSIHKALEEKIARFHQREDAILYPSCFDANAGLFEALLSPEDAVLSDELNHASIIDGIRLCRASKYRYRHLDMGDLEAKLQEAQKHRLRLVATDGAFSMDGDIAPLREICQLAQKYQAVVFVDECHATGFLGPSGRGTDELLGVMDQVTIINSTLGKALGGAAGGYTTGPRELVALLRQRARPYLFSNSLPPAVVGCASKALDLLMESDAIAQSMAAKTRRFRSKMEAAGFTISGKEHPICPVMLGDARLASVMAEDMLKRGIFVIGFSYPVVPKGRARIRVQISAVHSEEDIDRCVKAFVEVGKRHGAIP; encoded by the exons ATGTGGTGCGGCCGCCTCCTGAGCTCACCCCTGGCCCGGGCCCGCCCCGTGGCTCCGGGAAGCCGAGGCCGCCGGGCGCAGTCGGCCCTGGCCCAACTCACCGGCATCTTGGAGGACCAGCTGGACGCGATCCGGGGGGCGGGCACGTGGAAGGGCGAGAGAATCATCACTTCCAAGCAGGGGCCGCACATCAGCGTGGAGGGCAGCCCGGGAG GGATCCTTAATTTCTGTGCCAACAACTACTTGGGTCTTTCCAGCCACCCAGAAGTGATCCAAGCTGGCCTGAGGGCTCTGGAACAGTTTGGAGCCGGCCTCAGCTCTGTCCGGTTCATCTGTGGGACGCAG AGCATCCACAAGGCCCTGGAGGAGAAGATCGCCCGCTTCCACCAAAGGGAGGACGCCATCCTCTATCCCAGCTGCTTTGACGCCAACGCCGGCCTGTTTGAG GCCCTGCTGAGCCCAGAGGACGCCGTGTTGTCCGACGAGCTCAACCACGCCTCCATCATCGATGGCATCCGCCTCTGTAGGGCCAGCAAGTACCGCTATCGCCACCTGGACATGGGCGATCTGGAGGCCAAGCTGCAGGAGGCCCAG AAGCACCGGTTGAGGCTGGTGGCCACAGATGGGGCCTTCTCCATGGACGGTGACATCGCGCCCCTTCGGGAGATCTGCCAGCTGGCGCAGAAATACCAAGCCGTGGTCTTTGTGGATGAGTGCCACGCCACCGGCTTCCTTGGGCCGAGCGGACG GGGCACTGACGAGCTGCTGGGAGTAATGGACCAAGTCACCATCATCAACTCTACCCTGGGAAAGGCCTTGGGAGGCGCTGCAG GGGGCTACACCACCGGGCCCCGAGAGCTCGTCGCCCTCCTCCGGCAGCGGGCCCGGCCCTACCTCTTCTCCAACAGCCTGCCTCCCGCCGTGGTGGGCTGTGCCTCCAAGGCCTTGGACCTTCTCATGGAGAGCGATGCCATTGCCCAGTCCATGGCCGCCAAGACCCGACG GTTTCGCAGCAAGATGGAGGCTGCCGGCTTCACCATCTCGGGCAAGGAGCACCCCATCTGTCCCGTGATGCTGGGGGACGCCCGGCTGGCATCGGTCATGGCTGAGGACATGCTGAAGAGAG GAATCTTTGTCATCGGCTTCAGCTACCCCGTGGTGCCCAAGGGAAGAGCCAGGATCCGGGTTCAGATCTCGGCGGTTCACAGCGAGGAAGACATCGACCGCTGCGTGAAGGCTTTTGTGGAGGTGGGAAAGCGGCATGGGGCCATCCCATGA
- the GCAT gene encoding 2-amino-3-ketobutyrate coenzyme A ligase, mitochondrial isoform X2, whose protein sequence is MWCGRLLSSPLARARPVAPGSRGRRAQSALAQLTGILEDQLDAIRGAGTWKGERIITSKQGPHISVEGSPGGILNFCANNYLGLSSHPEVIQAGLRALEQFGAGLSSVRFICGTQSIHKALEEKIARFHQREDAILYPSCFDANAGLFEALLSPEDAVLSDELNHASIIDGIRLCRASKYRYRHLDMGDLEAKLQEAQKHRLRLVATDGAFSMDGDIAPLREICQLAQKYQAVVFVDECHATGFLGPSGRGTDELLGVMDQVTIINSTLGKALGGAAGGYTTGPRELVALLRQRARPYLFSNSLPPAVVGCASKALDLLMESDAIAQSMAAKTRRPSTISNSEPCAWPFPS, encoded by the exons ATGTGGTGCGGCCGCCTCCTGAGCTCACCCCTGGCCCGGGCCCGCCCCGTGGCTCCGGGAAGCCGAGGCCGCCGGGCGCAGTCGGCCCTGGCCCAACTCACCGGCATCTTGGAGGACCAGCTGGACGCGATCCGGGGGGCGGGCACGTGGAAGGGCGAGAGAATCATCACTTCCAAGCAGGGGCCGCACATCAGCGTGGAGGGCAGCCCGGGAG GGATCCTTAATTTCTGTGCCAACAACTACTTGGGTCTTTCCAGCCACCCAGAAGTGATCCAAGCTGGCCTGAGGGCTCTGGAACAGTTTGGAGCCGGCCTCAGCTCTGTCCGGTTCATCTGTGGGACGCAG AGCATCCACAAGGCCCTGGAGGAGAAGATCGCCCGCTTCCACCAAAGGGAGGACGCCATCCTCTATCCCAGCTGCTTTGACGCCAACGCCGGCCTGTTTGAG GCCCTGCTGAGCCCAGAGGACGCCGTGTTGTCCGACGAGCTCAACCACGCCTCCATCATCGATGGCATCCGCCTCTGTAGGGCCAGCAAGTACCGCTATCGCCACCTGGACATGGGCGATCTGGAGGCCAAGCTGCAGGAGGCCCAG AAGCACCGGTTGAGGCTGGTGGCCACAGATGGGGCCTTCTCCATGGACGGTGACATCGCGCCCCTTCGGGAGATCTGCCAGCTGGCGCAGAAATACCAAGCCGTGGTCTTTGTGGATGAGTGCCACGCCACCGGCTTCCTTGGGCCGAGCGGACG GGGCACTGACGAGCTGCTGGGAGTAATGGACCAAGTCACCATCATCAACTCTACCCTGGGAAAGGCCTTGGGAGGCGCTGCAG GGGGCTACACCACCGGGCCCCGAGAGCTCGTCGCCCTCCTCCGGCAGCGGGCCCGGCCCTACCTCTTCTCCAACAGCCTGCCTCCCGCCGTGGTGGGCTGTGCCTCCAAGGCCTTGGACCTTCTCATGGAGAGCGATGCCATTGCCCAGTCCATGGCCGCCAAGACCCGACG CCCGAGTACCATTTCCAACAGCGAGCCCTGTGCCTGGCCCTTCCCCTCCTGA